A stretch of the Staphylococcus sp. NRL 16/872 genome encodes the following:
- a CDS encoding ABC transporter ATP-binding protein — MVEIMHLSKSFGKKEVLKDISLTIEKGACTALIGKNGAGKSTLIDILIGHKHASKGSVEDTEGLNQSKNMGILFQRTNFPKLIKVKELFYLYQNLYKNSMTLEQFRELTQFSQTQMNQHANDLSGGQKRLLDFALTLIGNPQFLILDEPTAAMDIETREHFWQIIYRLKRQNITILYTSHYIEEVERMADRVIYLEAGKVKINDTPQHILSNQDNSVIELTNYSYKIHQILAKLFKTEVKNENLKIYTNEVEKVIKSLIELNFNLNYMTIYKKSLLELMFANTNKKGALNDE; from the coding sequence ATGGTTGAAATAATGCATTTGTCTAAATCTTTTGGAAAAAAAGAGGTACTTAAGGATATTTCATTAACAATTGAAAAGGGAGCATGTACTGCTTTAATTGGGAAAAATGGAGCAGGTAAATCAACATTAATTGATATATTAATCGGCCACAAACATGCCTCGAAAGGCTCGGTTGAAGATACAGAGGGCTTAAATCAATCAAAAAATATGGGAATCTTATTTCAACGTACTAACTTCCCAAAATTAATTAAAGTTAAAGAATTATTTTATTTATATCAAAATTTGTATAAAAATAGTATGACATTAGAGCAATTTAGGGAATTAACGCAGTTTAGTCAAACGCAAATGAACCAACATGCTAATGATCTTTCAGGTGGCCAAAAAAGACTGTTAGATTTCGCGCTTACACTAATTGGTAATCCTCAATTTTTAATTTTAGATGAACCAACAGCTGCTATGGATATAGAAACAAGAGAACATTTTTGGCAAATCATTTATCGCCTTAAACGTCAAAATATAACAATATTATATACTTCGCACTACATAGAAGAGGTAGAGCGGATGGCTGATAGAGTGATTTATTTAGAGGCTGGAAAAGTAAAAATTAATGATACGCCACAACATATCTTATCTAATCAAGATAATTCAGTTATAGAGTTAACAAATTATAGCTATAAAATACATCAAATACTTGCAAAATTATTCAAAACAGAAGTGAAAAATGAAAATTTGAAAATTTATACGAATGAAGTTGAAAAAGTGATAAAAAGCTTGATAGAACTAAACTTCAATTTAAACTATATGACTATTTATAAAAAATCATTGCTTGAATTAATGTTTGCAAATACTAATAAGAAAGGGGCATTAAATGATGAATAA
- a CDS encoding ABC transporter permease: protein MILLKTEYKLMVRRKLTTFLAFIFPVAFYILFTSLIDLPEDAKKVFYKEYMYSMTTFSLMGFCLMQFPLEIIEERNIGWYKKLIATPMTTFNYYLAKIIKTMTLFLISIILLFSVAHFYKGVNLSLSEWVLSGFSLWIGGSLFLTFGLIITQFNEAQKASGIANLLNMVLAILGGLWFPIQTFPNWLQHISKCMPTYHLRQLALDLGKGNGFNIQSFVILIMYSFVFLIIALYINKKREVN, encoded by the coding sequence ATGATTTTATTAAAAACTGAATATAAATTAATGGTTAGACGCAAATTAACTACTTTCTTAGCATTCATATTTCCTGTAGCATTTTATATATTATTTACCTCTTTGATCGATTTACCAGAAGATGCTAAAAAAGTTTTCTATAAAGAGTATATGTATAGTATGACAACGTTTAGTTTAATGGGATTTTGTTTGATGCAATTTCCACTTGAAATCATTGAAGAAAGAAATATTGGCTGGTATAAAAAATTGATAGCTACGCCTATGACAACTTTTAATTATTATTTAGCAAAGATTATAAAAACGATGACACTTTTTTTGATTTCAATTATATTATTATTTAGTGTAGCGCATTTTTATAAAGGTGTTAATTTGAGTTTGAGTGAATGGGTTTTATCTGGGTTTTCATTATGGATTGGAGGAAGTTTATTTTTAACTTTTGGTCTTATTATTACCCAATTTAATGAAGCGCAAAAAGCGAGTGGTATTGCAAATCTACTTAATATGGTATTAGCAATTCTTGGAGGGCTATGGTTTCCAATTCAAACATTTCCTAATTGGTTACAACACATTTCGAAGTGCATGCCTACCTATCATTTACGTCAACTTGCGTTAGATTTAGGTAAAGGTAATGGTTTCAATATACAATCATTTGTTATTTTAATTATGTATAGCTTCGTATTTTTAATCATTGCACTATATATAAATAAGAAAAGAGAAGTGAATTAA
- a CDS encoding sensor histidine kinase — protein MTRRDFGARMGEISSLIYLIFPFYGVYLTRNREEFILNIIVVFIFTIAYSGLILFHQKLNHRLNLTLFIVHLIAIIYFVALFSPMLSLFFFFSAFAIPFMFKASVKSIEFLLLLLTMVSCLIVTVYQDDIFSLVSLLIYYIVILALLFGNFSTAKDRETRRQLEAKNKYINVLIAEQERNRIGQDLHDTLGHVFASLSLKSELAFKLIETNPESAKEEIKNINEISKETLNKVRHIIENLKVQNFEDEIISIDNILHDANIEFSFENKQGANSLNPAKQSILAMIFREMINNIIKHAQATKVESKLENNQESIQLLVKDNGIGIKNPKEIKLKSISDRVELLHGALEVESINGTQLKITIPREGVQ, from the coding sequence ATGACACGTCGTGACTTCGGTGCTAGGATGGGAGAAATTTCTTCATTAATTTATCTTATCTTTCCGTTTTATGGAGTTTATTTAACAAGAAATCGAGAAGAATTTATTCTAAATATTATAGTTGTATTTATTTTTACTATTGCCTACAGTGGTTTAATTCTGTTTCATCAAAAGTTAAATCATAGATTAAATTTAACTTTATTTATTGTACATTTAATTGCAATTATTTATTTTGTAGCATTATTTAGTCCAATGCTAAGCTTATTTTTCTTCTTTAGTGCATTTGCAATTCCTTTTATGTTTAAAGCAAGTGTAAAATCAATCGAATTTTTGCTTTTATTGCTTACGATGGTGAGTTGTCTCATTGTAACAGTTTATCAAGATGACATTTTTAGTTTAGTAAGTCTACTTATTTACTATATTGTTATTTTAGCATTATTATTCGGAAATTTTAGTACTGCAAAAGATCGAGAAACTCGTAGACAACTTGAAGCAAAAAATAAATATATCAATGTGCTTATTGCAGAACAAGAACGTAATCGAATTGGACAAGATTTACATGATACTTTAGGTCATGTGTTTGCTAGCCTTAGTTTAAAATCAGAATTAGCTTTTAAATTAATTGAAACAAACCCTGAGTCTGCGAAAGAAGAAATTAAAAATATAAATGAAATTTCAAAAGAAACTTTAAATAAAGTAAGGCATATTATTGAGAATTTGAAAGTGCAAAATTTTGAAGATGAAATTATATCTATTGATAATATATTACATGATGCTAATATTGAATTTTCATTTGAAAATAAACAAGGGGCCAATTCTTTAAATCCTGCCAAACAGTCTATACTAGCGATGATTTTCAGAGAAATGATAAATAATATTATTAAACATGCGCAAGCTACTAAAGTTGAAAGCAAATTAGAAAATAATCAAGAAAGTATTCAATTACTTGTAAAAGATAATGGAATTGGAATTAAAAACCCAAAAGAAATTAAACTAAAAAGTATAAGTGATAGAGTGGAATTACTTCATGGTGCGTTAGAAGTCGAGTCAATTAATGGTACCCAACTAAAAATCACTATACCGAGAGAAGGTGTACAATGA